TCCGTGATCGCCCGGACGACCACGACCCGGCGAGCACCCGCCTCCAGCACCTCGTCGAGGGTGCGCAGGTCGATGCCGCCGATGGCGAACCAGGGGCGGTCGGTGCCGAGGCCGGCGGTGTACCGGACGAGGTCGAGACCGGGGGCGTGGCGGCCGGGCTTGGTGGGGGTCGGCCAGCACGGGCCGGTACAGAAGTAGTCCACGCCCTCCTGGACGGCGGCCGCGGCGGCCTCCGGCTCGGCGTGCGTGGAGCGGCCTATGAGGATGTCGTCCCCGAGGATCGCGCGGGCCGCGGGGACCGGGAGGTCGCCCTGGCCGAGGTGCAGGACGTCGGAGCCGGCGGCGTGGGCGACGTCCGCCCGGTCGTTGACCGCGAGGAGCTTGCCGTGCCGGGCGCAGGCGTCGGCGAAGACCTTCAGGTGCTCCAGTTCCTCGGCCGCCTCCATCCCCTTG
The nucleotide sequence above comes from Streptomyces sp. NL15-2K. Encoded proteins:
- the thiE gene encoding thiamine phosphate synthase; translated protein: MPDTATRVRLADARLYLCTDARKRQGDLPEFLDAVLASGVDIVQLRDKGMEAAEELEHLKVFADACARHGKLLAVNDRADVAHAAGSDVLHLGQGDLPVPAARAILGDDILIGRSTHAEPEAAAAAVQEGVDYFCTGPCWPTPTKPGRHAPGLDLVRYTAGLGTDRPWFAIGGIDLRTLDEVLEAGARRVVVVRAITEADDPGAAAAEFAKRLRQA